Proteins from a single region of Nodularia sp. LEGE 06071:
- the rpsT gene encoding 30S ribosomal protein S20, producing MANTKSALKRAQIGERNRLRNKAYKSAVRTLMKKYFSAVDVYAANPNSELEKEVQVRLSEAVSKIDKAVKRGVLHPNNGARKKSRLARKLKPLAPASAQ from the coding sequence GTGGCGAATACAAAATCAGCTCTCAAACGCGCCCAAATCGGAGAACGCAATCGTTTGCGTAACAAAGCTTACAAGTCAGCAGTAAGAACGCTGATGAAAAAATACTTTAGTGCAGTAGATGTCTATGCAGCTAATCCTAACTCAGAATTAGAAAAAGAAGTACAGGTGCGGCTGTCTGAAGCTGTCAGCAAAATTGACAAAGCTGTAAAACGGGGTGTTCTCCACCCAAATAATGGCGCTCGGAAAAAATCGAGGTTGGCTCGCAAACTCAAGCCACTGGCTCCAGCATCTGCTCAGTAG
- the hisD gene encoding histidinol dehydrogenase: protein MLRIITQQADVVSELQRICNRTHDEHVLHKEATVREVLQAVKRQGDKAVLHYTAEFDNQTLKSEELRVTGSEMDAAYQQVSPELLQAIQLAGRQIEAFHRQRVPKSWVHFGDDDVVVGKRYTPVDRAGLYVPGGRATYPSTVLMNAIPAKVAGVPRVVMVTPPGARKAINPAVLVAAQEAGIQEIYRVGGAQAIAALAYGTETIPQVNVITGPGNIYVTLAKKLVYGTVGIDSLAGPSEVLIIADETANPVNVAADLLAQAEHDPMAAAILLTTDTALAKNVQVAVERQLVDHPRRIDTEKAIAHYGLIVVVESLSAAAEFSNEFAPEHLELEVKDPWALLPQIRHAGAIFMGYSTPEAVGDYLAGPNHTLPTSGAARYASPLGVETFLKHSSIIQYSQTALQKVAGAIDALATAEGLPSHKDSVRRRIQQEE from the coding sequence ATGCTGCGAATCATTACTCAGCAGGCAGACGTTGTATCAGAACTACAACGTATCTGCAATCGTACTCACGATGAACACGTGCTTCACAAAGAAGCAACTGTGCGCGAAGTATTGCAAGCAGTCAAGCGCCAAGGCGACAAAGCTGTTTTGCATTATACAGCTGAATTCGATAACCAAACTCTCAAATCAGAGGAGTTGCGTGTTACCGGCTCGGAAATGGATGCAGCCTACCAACAGGTGTCGCCGGAACTACTCCAGGCGATTCAGTTGGCTGGGCGACAAATTGAAGCATTTCATCGACAGCGTGTGCCGAAAAGTTGGGTACATTTTGGCGATGATGATGTGGTGGTGGGTAAACGCTATACTCCTGTAGACCGTGCAGGGTTATATGTGCCTGGTGGTCGTGCTACCTATCCCAGTACTGTACTCATGAATGCTATTCCGGCTAAGGTGGCTGGTGTGCCTCGTGTGGTGATGGTAACACCTCCTGGTGCTAGAAAAGCGATTAACCCAGCGGTTTTGGTAGCTGCACAAGAAGCCGGGATACAAGAAATTTATCGTGTTGGGGGGGCGCAAGCGATCGCAGCTTTGGCCTACGGTACAGAAACGATTCCCCAAGTAAACGTGATTACTGGCCCTGGTAATATTTATGTGACTTTAGCCAAAAAACTGGTTTACGGTACTGTGGGCATTGATTCCTTGGCAGGTCCGAGTGAAGTATTAATTATTGCCGATGAAACAGCGAATCCGGTGAATGTGGCGGCGGACTTGTTGGCGCAAGCTGAACATGATCCAATGGCGGCGGCGATTTTGCTGACTACGGATACTGCTTTAGCCAAAAACGTGCAAGTAGCTGTGGAAAGACAGTTAGTGGATCATCCCCGACGGATAGACACAGAGAAAGCGATCGCTCATTATGGCTTAATTGTGGTTGTGGAGTCTTTGTCCGCAGCGGCAGAATTTTCCAATGAATTTGCCCCCGAACATTTAGAGTTAGAAGTTAAAGATCCTTGGGCATTACTTCCCCAAATTCGTCACGCCGGCGCTATATTCATGGGCTATTCTACACCAGAAGCTGTAGGTGACTATTTGGCAGGGCCTAACCACACCTTGCCGACTTCCGGTGCGGCTCGTTATGCTTCACCTTTAGGAGTGGAAACCTTTCTCAAACATTCCAGTATTATTCAATATTCCCAAACTGCACTGCAAAAGGTGGCTGGAGCAATTGACGCGCTAGCAACAGCCGAGGGCTTACC
- a CDS encoding TatD family hydrolase, with product MQLIDTHVHINFDTFQPDLAAVRSRWQEAGVVRLVHSCVEPSEFSSIQALAHQFPELSFAVGLHPLDIEKWHSETAAEIKSLASSEAKVVAIGEMGMDLYKADNYADQRMVFEAQLAIACELNLPVIIHCRDAAPQVREILQKWQENTGQTPRGVMHCWGGTPEETQWFLDLGFYISFSGTVTFKNAKAIQASAAMVRCDRLLVETDCPFLSPVPKRGEKRNEPAYVRYVAEQVAHLRGETLEAIAAQTTQNACELFGLAL from the coding sequence ATGCAGCTGATTGACACTCACGTCCATATTAACTTTGATACATTTCAGCCGGATTTAGCAGCAGTGCGATCGCGATGGCAAGAAGCCGGTGTAGTACGCCTCGTACACTCCTGCGTCGAACCTTCAGAATTTTCTAGTATTCAAGCTCTAGCGCACCAGTTTCCAGAACTCAGCTTTGCCGTTGGTTTACATCCTTTGGATATTGAGAAATGGCACAGCGAAACAGCCGCCGAAATCAAATCTTTGGCTAGTTCCGAAGCGAAAGTGGTAGCGATTGGGGAAATGGGTATGGATCTTTACAAAGCAGATAACTATGCAGATCAACGCATGGTCTTTGAAGCTCAACTAGCGATCGCCTGTGAACTCAATTTACCAGTGATTATCCATTGTCGTGATGCAGCCCCCCAAGTTAGGGAAATACTGCAAAAATGGCAGGAGAACACCGGACAAACCCCTAGAGGTGTCATGCATTGTTGGGGTGGAACACCAGAAGAAACCCAATGGTTTCTGGACTTAGGTTTCTACATTAGTTTTAGCGGCACAGTTACATTCAAAAACGCTAAAGCTATCCAAGCCTCAGCCGCAATGGTGAGATGCGATCGCCTTTTAGTGGAAACAGACTGCCCTTTTCTGTCTCCAGTACCCAAACGGGGTGAAAAACGCAATGAGCCAGCCTATGTTCGTTATGTAGCCGAACAGGTAGCTCATTTACGTGGAGAGACATTAGAGGCGATCGCCGCTCAAACCACCCAGAATGCTTGTGAGTTATTTGGATTAGCACTATAA
- the rpoB gene encoding DNA-directed RNA polymerase subunit beta, with the protein MTTDTYNMESAFLLPDLIEIQRSSFRWFLEEGLIEELNSFSPITDYTGKLELHFLGHNYKLKEPKYSVEESKRRDSTYAVQMYVPTRLLNKETGDIKEQEVFIGDLPLMTDRGTFIINGAERVIVNQIVRSPGVYYKSEIDKNGRRTYSASLIPNRGAWLKFETDRNDLVWVRIDKTRKLSAQVLLKALGLSDNEIFDALRHPEYFQKTIEKEGQFSEEEALMELYRKLRPGEPPTVLGGQQLLDSRFFDPKRYDLGRVGRYKLNKKLRLSVPDTMRVLTAGDILAAVDYLINLEYDIGNIDDIDHLGNRRVRSVGELLQNQVRVGLNRLERIIRERMTVSDAEVLTPASLVNPKPLVAAIKEFFGSSQLSQFMDQTNPLAELTHKRRLSALGPGGLTRERAGFAVRDIHPSHYGRICPIETPEGPNAGLIGSLATHARVNLYGFLETPFRPVENGRVRFDLPPVYMTADEEDDLRTATGDIPVDENGYIKGPQVPVRYRQDWATTTPEQVDYVAVSPVQIVSVATSMIPFLEHDDANRALMGSNMQRQAVPLLKPERPLVGTGLEAQGARDSGMVVVSRTDGDVTYVDATEIRVRPKGGNSEIRYRLSKYQRSNQDTCLNQKPLVRIGERVVAGQVLADGSATEGGELALGQNIVLAYMPWEGYNYEDAILISERLVQDDVYTSIHIEKYEIEARQTKLGPEEITREIPNVGEDALRQLDEQGIIRIGAWVEAGDILVGKVTPKGESDQPPEEKLLRAIFGEKARDVRDNSLRVPNGEKGRVVDVRLFTREQGDELPPGANMVVRVYVAQKRKIQVGDKMAGRHGNKGIISRILPVEDMPYLADGSTVDIVLNPLGVPSRMNVGQVFECMLGWAAHTLGVRFKITPFDEMYGEETSRSIVHGKLQEARDETGKDWVYNPDNPGKIMVFDGRTGEPFDRPITVGVAYILKLVHLVDDKIHARSTGPYSLVTQQPLGGKAQQGGQRFGEMEVWALEAFGAAYTLQELLTVKSDDMQGRNEALNAIVKGKSIPRPGTPESFKVLMRELQSLGLDIAVHKVETQTDGSSLDVEVDLMADQSARRTPPRPTYESLSRESLEEEE; encoded by the coding sequence ATGACTACAGATACATATAATATGGAATCCGCCTTTTTGTTGCCCGACTTGATTGAAATCCAGCGTTCCAGTTTTCGCTGGTTTTTAGAAGAAGGGCTGATAGAAGAACTCAACTCCTTTAGTCCAATTACAGACTATACAGGCAAATTAGAACTGCACTTTTTAGGACATAACTACAAACTCAAAGAGCCAAAATACAGCGTAGAGGAATCTAAACGGCGAGATAGTACCTATGCTGTACAAATGTATGTTCCTACCCGCCTGTTGAACAAAGAAACAGGGGATATCAAAGAACAAGAAGTATTTATTGGGGATCTGCCTTTAATGACAGACCGAGGCACGTTTATTATTAACGGAGCCGAGCGGGTAATTGTCAACCAGATAGTGCGATCGCCTGGAGTTTACTACAAATCAGAAATCGACAAAAACGGACGGCGGACTTATTCAGCTAGCTTAATCCCTAACCGGGGGGCTTGGCTGAAATTTGAAACAGACCGTAACGATTTGGTGTGGGTACGCATCGACAAAACCCGTAAACTATCAGCGCAGGTACTATTAAAAGCCCTCGGCTTATCAGATAACGAAATCTTTGATGCCCTGCGCCACCCAGAATATTTCCAAAAAACCATCGAAAAAGAAGGGCAGTTTTCTGAAGAAGAAGCCCTGATGGAGTTGTACCGGAAATTACGTCCCGGTGAACCACCCACAGTCTTAGGTGGACAACAGCTATTAGACTCCCGCTTCTTCGACCCCAAACGTTATGACCTCGGTCGCGTTGGTCGTTATAAACTCAACAAAAAATTACGGCTGTCTGTTCCCGACACCATGCGCGTGCTAACAGCTGGGGACATATTGGCAGCAGTAGATTACCTGATTAACCTGGAATACGACATCGGTAATATCGACGATATTGACCACTTAGGTAATCGTCGGGTGAGAAGCGTCGGCGAACTCCTACAAAACCAAGTGCGAGTCGGCTTAAACCGTCTAGAACGGATCATTCGCGAACGAATGACCGTATCAGATGCCGAAGTTTTAACTCCAGCCTCCTTAGTTAACCCCAAACCATTGGTAGCAGCAATCAAAGAATTCTTTGGTTCTAGCCAATTAAGTCAGTTCATGGATCAAACCAATCCCTTAGCAGAACTGACCCACAAACGCCGTCTCAGCGCCCTTGGCCCTGGTGGTTTAACTCGTGAACGTGCCGGATTTGCCGTGCGAGATATTCACCCCTCTCACTACGGTAGAATTTGCCCCATTGAGACCCCAGAAGGCCCCAACGCCGGATTGATTGGTTCCTTAGCCACCCATGCGCGAGTCAACCTCTACGGATTTCTAGAAACCCCCTTTAGACCAGTAGAAAATGGTCGAGTGCGGTTTGACTTACCCCCTGTCTACATGACAGCCGACGAAGAAGACGATTTGCGGACTGCCACCGGTGACATTCCCGTAGATGAAAATGGCTACATTAAAGGGCCACAAGTACCAGTCCGTTATCGCCAAGACTGGGCAACCACAACTCCAGAACAAGTAGACTACGTAGCAGTATCCCCAGTCCAAATCGTGTCTGTAGCGACCAGCATGATTCCCTTTTTGGAACATGACGACGCTAACCGAGCGCTGATGGGTTCCAATATGCAACGGCAAGCAGTACCCCTGCTGAAGCCGGAGCGTCCCTTGGTCGGTACTGGTTTAGAAGCCCAAGGCGCGAGAGACTCCGGAATGGTGGTTGTCTCCCGTACCGATGGCGATGTCACCTATGTGGATGCCACAGAAATTCGTGTCCGTCCCAAAGGCGGTAACTCAGAAATTAGGTATCGGCTTTCTAAATACCAGAGATCCAACCAAGATACTTGTTTAAATCAAAAACCCCTGGTTCGGATTGGTGAGCGCGTAGTTGCTGGTCAAGTGTTGGCTGATGGTTCAGCTACCGAAGGTGGTGAATTAGCCTTGGGTCAAAATATTGTCCTCGCCTATATGCCTTGGGAAGGGTATAACTACGAAGACGCAATTTTGATTTCCGAAAGATTGGTACAGGATGATGTCTACACCTCAATTCACATTGAAAAATATGAAATTGAAGCCAGACAAACCAAACTCGGCCCAGAAGAAATCACCAGAGAAATTCCCAACGTCGGGGAAGATGCTCTGCGTCAGTTAGATGAACAGGGAATCATCCGCATCGGTGCTTGGGTAGAAGCTGGAGATATTCTGGTAGGAAAAGTCACACCTAAAGGTGAATCTGACCAACCACCAGAAGAAAAACTCTTGCGCGCCATCTTTGGTGAAAAAGCGCGGGATGTGCGGGATAACTCTCTGCGAGTTCCCAACGGTGAAAAAGGACGCGTCGTTGACGTGCGTTTATTTACCCGTGAACAAGGCGATGAATTACCACCGGGAGCCAATATGGTCGTCCGGGTGTATGTCGCTCAGAAGCGCAAAATCCAAGTGGGCGACAAAATGGCAGGTCGCCACGGTAATAAAGGGATTATTTCTCGGATATTACCAGTAGAAGATATGCCTTATTTAGCAGATGGTTCCACAGTGGACATCGTGCTAAACCCCTTGGGTGTACCTAGTCGGATGAACGTCGGACAGGTATTTGAGTGTATGTTGGGTTGGGCTGCTCATACTTTGGGAGTCCGGTTTAAAATTACTCCCTTTGACGAAATGTATGGGGAAGAGACATCCCGCAGTATCGTACATGGCAAATTGCAAGAAGCACGGGACGAAACAGGTAAAGACTGGGTATACAACCCAGATAACCCTGGCAAAATCATGGTGTTTGATGGTCGTACAGGCGAACCCTTTGACCGACCGATAACCGTAGGCGTAGCTTATATTCTCAAGCTGGTGCATTTGGTGGACGACAAGATCCACGCTCGTTCCACAGGGCCATACTCGCTGGTAACTCAGCAACCCTTGGGTGGTAAAGCACAACAAGGTGGTCAGCGCTTTGGGGAAATGGAAGTGTGGGCTTTGGAAGCCTTTGGTGCAGCTTACACCTTGCAAGAATTGCTGACAGTCAAATCAGACGATATGCAAGGACGGAATGAAGCGTTAAATGCGATCGTTAAAGGCAAGTCAATTCCTCGGCCAGGAACACCAGAGTCCTTTAAGGTGCTAATGCGAGAACTGCAATCATTAGGATTAGACATTGCCGTACACAAGGTAGAAACCCAAACCGATGGTAGTTCCTTAGATGTGGAAGTCGATTTAATGGCAGATCAATCAGCCCGACGTACACCTCCTCGACCAACCTACGAATCTCTCTCCCGCGAATCCCTAGAAGAGGAAGAGTAG
- a CDS encoding DNA-directed RNA polymerase subunit gamma — MRPAQTNQFDYVKIGLASPERIRQWGERTLPNGQLVGEVTKPETINYRTLKPEMDGLFCERIFGPAKDWECHCGKYKRVRHRGIVCERCGVEVTESRVRRHRMGYIKLAAPVAHVWYLKGIPSYISILLDMPLRDVEQIVYFNSYVVLSPGNAETLSYKQLLSEDQWLEIEDQIYSEDSLLQGVEVGIGAEALLRLLADINLEEEAESLREEIGNAKGQKRAKLIKRLRVIDNFIATGSKPEWMVMAVIPVIPPDLRPMVQLDGGRFATSDLNDLYRRVINRNNRLARLQEILAPEIIVRNEKRMLQEAVDALIDNGRRGRTVVGANNRPLKSLSDIIEGKQGRFRQNLLGKRVDYSGRSVIVVGPKLKIHQCGLPREMAIELFQPFVINRLIRSGMVNNIKAAKKLISRNDPSVWDVLEEVIEGHPVMLNRAPTLHRLGIQAFEPVLVEGRAIQLHPLVCPAFNADFDGDQMAVHVPLSLESQAEARLLMLASNNILSPATGRPIITPSQDMVLGAYYLTAENPGATKGVGKYYASLDDVIMAFQQDQVDLHAYIYVRFDGEVESDQPDKEPLSVTENSDGTRTLLYKTRRIREDAQGNLISQYVHTTPGRVIYNKAIQEALVV; from the coding sequence ATGAGACCAGCCCAAACTAATCAGTTTGACTACGTTAAAATCGGCTTGGCATCACCGGAACGCATCAGGCAGTGGGGTGAGCGCACATTACCTAATGGTCAACTAGTTGGTGAAGTCACCAAGCCGGAGACAATTAATTACCGCACCCTGAAACCAGAGATGGACGGCTTATTTTGCGAGCGCATCTTTGGCCCAGCTAAGGATTGGGAATGCCATTGTGGTAAGTATAAGAGAGTCCGTCACCGTGGCATTGTCTGCGAGCGCTGTGGTGTAGAAGTCACCGAGTCCCGCGTGCGTCGTCACCGCATGGGATACATTAAACTCGCCGCCCCAGTCGCCCACGTTTGGTATCTCAAAGGTATTCCGAGCTACATTTCCATTCTGCTGGATATGCCCCTGCGGGATGTAGAGCAGATAGTCTATTTCAACTCTTATGTTGTCCTGAGTCCCGGTAATGCGGAAACACTAAGTTATAAACAGCTACTCAGTGAAGACCAATGGTTGGAAATTGAAGACCAAATATATAGTGAAGATTCTCTGTTGCAGGGAGTAGAAGTAGGCATTGGCGCAGAAGCGTTACTGCGTTTGCTGGCTGATATTAATTTAGAGGAAGAAGCCGAAAGCCTCAGAGAGGAAATTGGCAACGCCAAGGGACAGAAGCGAGCCAAATTAATTAAACGGCTCCGGGTAATTGACAACTTCATCGCCACCGGTTCCAAACCAGAGTGGATGGTGATGGCTGTGATTCCAGTCATTCCCCCCGACCTGCGCCCAATGGTACAGCTGGATGGTGGACGGTTTGCCACCAGTGATTTGAATGATTTGTATCGCCGGGTAATTAACCGGAATAATCGTTTGGCGCGTCTGCAAGAGATTTTAGCACCAGAAATTATTGTGCGGAACGAAAAGCGGATGCTGCAAGAAGCAGTGGATGCTTTGATTGACAATGGTCGTCGGGGACGCACGGTTGTGGGGGCAAATAACCGCCCGCTGAAATCTTTGTCTGACATTATTGAGGGGAAACAAGGACGTTTCCGCCAAAACTTGTTGGGTAAACGGGTGGACTACTCTGGACGTTCGGTAATTGTGGTGGGACCGAAACTGAAAATTCACCAGTGCGGTTTGCCCAGAGAAATGGCCATTGAGTTATTTCAGCCCTTTGTGATTAATCGCTTGATTCGCAGCGGCATGGTGAATAACATCAAAGCTGCCAAAAAGTTGATTTCTCGCAATGACCCCAGCGTCTGGGATGTGCTGGAAGAGGTGATTGAAGGACACCCTGTGATGCTGAACCGTGCGCCAACTCTGCACCGCTTGGGTATTCAGGCTTTTGAACCTGTTTTGGTGGAAGGACGAGCGATTCAATTACACCCGTTGGTATGTCCAGCTTTTAACGCTGACTTCGACGGTGACCAAATGGCAGTACACGTACCGCTGTCTCTGGAGAGTCAGGCGGAAGCGCGATTGTTGATGCTGGCTTCTAACAATATTTTGTCACCAGCTACAGGTAGACCGATTATTACACCCAGCCAAGACATGGTATTGGGAGCATATTACTTAACAGCAGAAAATCCTGGTGCTACCAAGGGTGTAGGTAAATACTATGCTTCTCTGGATGACGTAATTATGGCTTTCCAGCAAGACCAAGTGGATTTACACGCTTACATCTACGTGCGGTTTGACGGTGAAGTTGAATCAGACCAACCAGATAAGGAGCCGCTGTCAGTCACAGAAAACAGTGATGGGACTCGGACTTTGCTATATAAAACCCGCCGCATCCGAGAAGATGCCCAAGGAAATTTAATTTCTCAGTATGTCCATACTACGCCTGGTCGCGTTATTTACAACAAAGCCATTCAAGAAGCACTAGTAGTTTAA